One part of the Streptomyces nigra genome encodes these proteins:
- a CDS encoding discoidin domain-containing protein, giving the protein MDRRRFIQLLGATSALASLPLAIGSGTALAHGRQRSHTASDPVADIYHRVLLNHTRWTESQWDAARGYYTDKDFGFAVVLGHAVLLTRGSYDEVRAGTEKQVLKARTIATIKHFAASNRLAGGTQWGRTLFFDTTFQLYFVLAARLLWDDLDETTRSRVDTIAREQAAYTTALGTGNDPASGSWTPRGLLGGHEGDTKLEEMGVYAQSLAPGLAWAADDPRHGDWATAFGAWSRNEAGLPQADLANPALVDGVSVSDNTARNLYDTFIVENHGSFGPHYQEELWRTSGRNAAHFIAASRPLPQVLTNQPNADQLWSTLLGVMSDAGEPLMPMVDDREHLYGRDVIPLAFLAQVVGNRAAARAEVALAERLEAYQSYPPEFRIAKFSGEPKYEPEARAEVAISYLLHLWANEQGRTVRPLSADELFEHAAGVTDFGPGPGLVSHQTPTAWAGAVTKPGFVKFAWQPGHDDWLFKLSGSTPMFLPTTSLKATRRQVRTYRRIRDGFDGSATMLQVGSGYAGFTTLPTGGVVYATSGVAAGEGRLEIHNLTMPGVPGLTGARTYRFAEGSATVASADSRPATSAARVDEVTFARTEVRHLRMLGVRPDPTYGYSLFAFEARDGADGADLARTGTATASSYDTGKEPALAVDGSPTTRWAVSRGDRPRADSWLAVDLGAPHAVDRVTLRWEAAAGRAYTLQGSADGLQWEDLASWPVPDVTSRGGWLDVDGRAGLVVRGAASGLTVHQDEIILADGPAAPLLVEGLPGASPRTLRERSTAPTPRTDSEAVRAALTDEHLSLFNLSDEPVTTRVDVPQTGSPRLLFEGHQTLTEGGTAYDAELDAGEARLLPPRLTVRPLDSRPLPVGLRARVVDGATVELTGPACRVQVTAQGRSEVAVVRAGRTTTVTVKRATAYPLRDLALGCTVFPTSPLPPGMSDPSAAVDGDPATAWTPGPNGRLVVDLGARHRVRDIRTEWTSGHVPGLRAEFSGDGLTYTPAGQLTGRGRDRHLSTDITARYVALATDAGHEGGARLKHLSLQ; this is encoded by the coding sequence ATGGACCGCCGCCGCTTCATCCAACTCCTCGGCGCCACAAGTGCGCTGGCCTCCCTGCCTCTCGCCATCGGCAGCGGCACGGCTCTGGCCCACGGACGACAGCGGAGCCACACGGCATCCGACCCGGTGGCGGACATCTATCACCGGGTCCTGCTGAACCACACCCGTTGGACCGAATCCCAGTGGGACGCGGCTCGTGGCTACTACACGGACAAGGACTTCGGCTTCGCCGTCGTGCTCGGCCATGCGGTTCTGCTCACCCGCGGCAGCTACGACGAGGTCCGAGCGGGGACGGAGAAGCAGGTCCTCAAGGCTCGGACGATTGCGACCATCAAGCACTTCGCCGCGTCCAACAGACTGGCGGGCGGCACCCAATGGGGCCGGACACTGTTCTTCGACACCACGTTCCAGCTGTACTTCGTTCTCGCCGCGAGGCTGCTGTGGGACGACCTCGACGAGACCACTCGCTCCCGTGTCGACACCATCGCCCGAGAACAGGCCGCCTACACCACGGCGTTGGGCACGGGAAACGACCCGGCTTCGGGCAGCTGGACCCCTCGGGGCCTGCTCGGCGGCCACGAAGGAGACACCAAGCTCGAGGAGATGGGTGTCTACGCGCAGTCCCTGGCCCCGGGGCTGGCCTGGGCCGCGGACGACCCACGGCACGGTGACTGGGCCACAGCCTTCGGCGCGTGGTCGCGCAACGAGGCCGGACTGCCCCAGGCGGATCTGGCGAACCCGGCGCTCGTAGACGGGGTTTCCGTCTCCGACAACACCGCCCGCAACCTGTACGACACCTTCATCGTCGAGAACCACGGCTCGTTCGGACCCCACTACCAGGAGGAACTGTGGCGCACATCGGGCCGTAATGCCGCCCACTTCATCGCCGCGAGCCGGCCGCTGCCCCAGGTACTCACCAACCAGCCGAACGCCGACCAGCTGTGGAGCACCCTCCTCGGCGTGATGAGCGATGCCGGTGAGCCGCTGATGCCCATGGTCGACGACCGGGAGCACCTCTACGGCCGTGACGTCATCCCGCTCGCCTTCCTCGCCCAGGTGGTGGGGAACAGGGCCGCCGCCCGGGCGGAAGTCGCCTTGGCGGAGCGACTGGAGGCGTACCAGAGCTACCCGCCGGAATTCCGGATCGCGAAGTTCTCGGGCGAACCGAAGTACGAGCCGGAGGCCCGGGCGGAAGTCGCCATCAGCTACCTCCTGCACCTGTGGGCGAACGAACAGGGCCGTACGGTCCGCCCCCTCTCGGCGGACGAGCTGTTCGAACACGCTGCGGGTGTCACCGACTTCGGCCCCGGACCCGGCCTGGTGTCGCACCAGACGCCCACGGCATGGGCAGGTGCCGTGACCAAGCCCGGATTCGTGAAGTTCGCCTGGCAACCCGGCCACGACGACTGGCTCTTCAAGCTCAGCGGGTCCACGCCGATGTTCCTGCCGACGACCTCCCTCAAGGCGACGCGGCGCCAGGTGCGGACCTACCGCAGGATCCGGGACGGATTCGACGGCAGCGCCACGATGCTCCAGGTGGGGTCCGGGTACGCCGGATTCACCACGCTGCCCACCGGTGGCGTCGTGTACGCGACGTCAGGCGTCGCCGCGGGGGAGGGACGTCTGGAGATCCACAATCTGACCATGCCGGGCGTGCCCGGCCTGACCGGGGCGCGGACCTACCGCTTCGCCGAGGGAAGCGCCACCGTGGCCTCGGCAGACTCCCGGCCGGCCACATCGGCCGCGCGTGTCGACGAGGTGACGTTCGCGCGCACCGAGGTGCGGCATCTGCGCATGCTCGGTGTGCGGCCCGACCCCACCTACGGATACTCGCTCTTCGCGTTCGAAGCGCGCGACGGAGCGGACGGCGCCGATCTGGCCCGGACCGGTACGGCCACCGCCTCCTCCTACGACACCGGCAAGGAGCCGGCGCTGGCGGTGGACGGCAGCCCGACGACCCGGTGGGCGGTGTCACGGGGCGACCGCCCCCGCGCGGACAGCTGGCTGGCTGTCGATCTCGGGGCTCCGCACGCGGTGGACCGGGTCACCCTGCGCTGGGAGGCCGCCGCAGGGCGTGCCTATACGCTGCAGGGGTCGGCGGACGGACTTCAGTGGGAGGACCTTGCCTCCTGGCCGGTGCCCGACGTCACCAGCCGGGGCGGATGGCTGGACGTCGACGGCCGCGCGGGCCTGGTGGTGCGAGGGGCCGCCTCCGGGCTGACGGTCCACCAGGACGAGATCATTCTGGCCGACGGGCCGGCCGCGCCTCTCCTCGTCGAGGGACTCCCCGGCGCCTCGCCGCGTACCCTGCGCGAGCGCTCCACGGCGCCCACGCCACGAACGGACTCCGAAGCCGTCCGCGCCGCCCTCACCGACGAGCACCTCAGCCTGTTCAACCTGTCGGACGAGCCCGTCACCACGCGCGTCGACGTACCGCAGACCGGGAGCCCGAGGCTGCTGTTCGAGGGACACCAGACCCTCACCGAGGGCGGTACCGCCTACGACGCCGAACTCGACGCGGGCGAAGCCCGGCTGCTGCCACCACGGCTTACCGTGCGCCCGCTCGACAGCCGCCCTCTGCCTGTGGGTCTGCGGGCGCGTGTGGTCGACGGCGCGACGGTCGAACTGACGGGGCCCGCCTGCCGCGTGCAGGTGACCGCCCAAGGGCGCAGTGAGGTGGCGGTGGTCCGCGCGGGCCGCACCACGACGGTCACGGTGAAGCGGGCCACCGCCTACCCTCTGCGCGATCTGGCACTGGGGTGCACGGTGTTCCCGACCAGCCCATTGCCGCCAGGCATGTCGGACCCGTCCGCCGCCGTCGACGGCGATCCGGCGACGGCGTGGACCCCCGGCCCGAACGGCCGCCTGGTCGTCGACCTGGGCGCCCGGCACCGTGTCCGCGACATCCGCACGGAATGGACCAGCGGCCACGTGCCCGGACTACGCGCCGAGTTCAGCGGTGACGGCCTCACCTACACCCCGGCCGGTCAGCTCACGGGCCGCGGACGCGACCGGCACCTCAGCACGGACATCACCGCCCGCTACGTGGCCCTGGCGACCGACGCGGGACACGAGGGCGGGGCCCGCCTGAAGCATCTGTCCCTGCAGTGA
- a CDS encoding GTP-binding protein: MAEPAPTRLPVTVLSGFLGAGKTSLLNHVLTNREGLRVAVIVNDMSEINIDAALVRGGEAALSRTEEKLVEMTNGCICCTLRDDLLVEVDRLAREGRFDYLLIESSGISEPMPVAATFAFARDDGATLGDLARLDTMVTVVDAANFLPELAGGDDLVARGLDQYENDERTVSDLLMDQIEFADVIVLNKLDLVDASAADRLRATLTRLSPAARIVSAVHGHVDGREVLGTGLFDLERAQQAHGWLMELNGDHVPETEEYRISSTVFRSERAFHPVRLWEFVTEGMDSGRYGEILRSKGFFTLADRPLVTGLWSQAGSVARFEPSPAQDSGGTEAQELVFIGTHLDAEALHSALTECLTDDGEKLPPDSPFPAWDTHGIDDACEYEHPRLVSHT; the protein is encoded by the coding sequence ATGGCTGAGCCCGCGCCCACGCGGCTGCCGGTGACGGTCCTCTCGGGCTTCCTGGGCGCCGGAAAGACCTCGTTGCTCAACCATGTGCTGACCAACCGCGAAGGGCTCCGCGTCGCGGTGATCGTCAACGACATGAGCGAGATCAATATCGACGCGGCGCTGGTGCGCGGCGGCGAGGCCGCCCTGTCACGGACGGAGGAGAAGCTGGTCGAGATGACCAACGGGTGCATCTGCTGCACCCTCCGTGACGACCTCCTGGTCGAGGTGGACCGACTGGCCCGCGAGGGCCGGTTCGACTACCTGCTCATCGAGTCCAGCGGCATCTCCGAGCCCATGCCGGTCGCGGCGACCTTCGCGTTCGCCCGTGACGACGGCGCCACGCTGGGCGACCTCGCCCGCCTGGACACGATGGTCACGGTCGTCGACGCGGCCAACTTCCTCCCCGAACTGGCCGGTGGCGACGACCTGGTCGCACGCGGCCTGGACCAGTACGAGAACGACGAACGCACCGTCAGCGACCTGCTGATGGACCAGATCGAGTTCGCGGACGTCATCGTCCTCAACAAGCTGGACCTGGTCGACGCGTCCGCCGCCGACCGGCTGCGGGCGACCCTCACCCGCCTCAGCCCGGCGGCCCGCATCGTGTCGGCCGTGCACGGGCACGTGGACGGCAGGGAAGTCCTGGGCACCGGTCTGTTCGACCTGGAACGGGCTCAGCAAGCACATGGCTGGCTCATGGAGCTCAACGGCGACCATGTCCCCGAGACGGAGGAGTACCGCATCTCCTCCACCGTCTTCCGCTCGGAACGGGCCTTCCACCCCGTGCGGTTGTGGGAGTTCGTCACCGAGGGGATGGACAGCGGACGGTACGGGGAGATCCTGCGGTCCAAGGGCTTCTTCACCCTGGCCGACCGCCCGCTCGTGACGGGCCTGTGGTCCCAGGCCGGCTCCGTCGCACGCTTCGAGCCCTCCCCCGCCCAGGACTCCGGTGGCACCGAGGCCCAGGAACTGGTCTTCATCGGCACCCACCTGGACGCCGAAGCGCTCCACTCGGCGCTCACCGAATGCCTGACGGACGACGGTGAGAAGCTGCCGCCGGACAGTCCCTTCCCCGCCTGGGACACCCACGGCATCGACGACGCCTGCGAGTACGAGCACCCACGGCTCGTGAGCCACACCTGA
- the rpmF gene encoding 50S ribosomal protein L32: MAVPKRKTSRSNTRHRRARWKAATPQLVPVTVDGVAHLVPRRLAKAYERGLLRPDG, translated from the coding sequence ATGGCTGTTCCCAAGCGGAAGACGTCCCGCTCCAACACTCGCCACCGCCGCGCCCGATGGAAGGCGGCGACGCCCCAACTGGTCCCCGTCACCGTCGACGGCGTGGCCCACCTGGTCCCTCGGCGTCTGGCCAAGGCGTACGAGCGCGGCCTGCTGCGCCCCGATGGCTGA
- the rpsN gene encoding 30S ribosomal protein S14 produces the protein MAKKSKIAQNEKRKEIVGRHAARRAELKRIIRRSSTPDTERAAAVAELRRQPRDASATRVRNRDSVDGRPRGHLRKFGLSRVRMREQAHAGFLPGVTKSSW, from the coding sequence ATGGCGAAGAAGAGCAAGATCGCACAGAACGAGAAGCGCAAGGAGATCGTCGGGCGACACGCCGCCCGCCGCGCCGAACTCAAGCGGATCATCCGCCGCTCCAGCACCCCGGACACCGAACGCGCCGCAGCCGTCGCAGAGTTGCGCCGTCAGCCGCGCGACGCCAGCGCGACCCGGGTCCGCAACCGCGACAGCGTGGACGGCCGACCCCGCGGGCACCTGCGCAAGTTCGGCCTCTCCCGCGTCCGGATGCGTGAGCAGGCACACGCCGGATTCCTTCCCGGAGTCACCAAGTCGTCCTGGTGA
- the rpmB gene encoding 50S ribosomal protein L28 codes for MSAHCQLTGAKPGFGNKISHSHRRTSRRFDPNIQSKRYWLASEGRHVRLTLSAKAIKTVDSIGVEAAVARIRARGGKV; via the coding sequence TTGTCCGCCCACTGCCAACTGACCGGCGCCAAGCCGGGCTTCGGCAACAAGATCTCCCACTCGCACCGGCGCACCTCGCGCCGCTTCGACCCGAACATCCAGAGCAAGCGCTACTGGCTGGCGAGCGAGGGCCGGCACGTCCGGCTGACACTGAGCGCCAAGGCGATCAAGACCGTCGACAGCATCGGCGTCGAGGCTGCGGTCGCCCGCATCCGCGCCCGGGGAGGGAAGGTCTGA
- the rpmG gene encoding 50S ribosomal protein L33: MARNERRPVIKLRSTAGTGFTYVTRRNRRNEPDRMVLRKYDPIARKHVDFREER, encoded by the coding sequence ATGGCACGCAACGAACGCCGCCCCGTCATCAAGCTCCGCTCCACCGCCGGCACCGGCTTCACCTACGTCACCCGCAGGAACCGCCGCAACGAGCCGGACCGGATGGTGCTGCGCAAGTACGACCCGATCGCCCGCAAGCACGTCGACTTCCGCGAGGAACGCTGA
- a CDS encoding type B 50S ribosomal protein L31 — protein MKPAIHPAYGPVVFRDRAANYAFLTRSTMTSDKTIEWEDGNTYPVVDVEISNMSHPFYTGTARVLDTAGRVERFERRYGRIGEK, from the coding sequence ATGAAGCCCGCAATCCACCCCGCCTACGGCCCCGTCGTCTTCCGCGACCGGGCGGCGAACTACGCCTTTCTCACCCGCTCCACCATGACCAGCGACAAGACGATCGAGTGGGAGGACGGCAACACCTACCCGGTCGTCGACGTCGAGATCTCGAACATGAGCCACCCCTTCTACACCGGCACGGCGCGCGTCCTGGACACCGCCGGACGGGTCGAGCGGTTCGAGCGCCGTTACGGCCGGATCGGGGAGAAGTGA
- a CDS encoding CobW family GTP-binding protein has translation MERQARLPVVIVGGLHSAARKEAVDGLLRTVPGSTALHHDLSAAADGTVLRLVRDASGELSRGVTPLINDCACCALREDLVPELERLADSGLTRLAVVELWDSVEPRAMAEVIAAHGAGVLELTNVITAVDPALVLPCIGNGDDLAEAGLAAAATDQRTVGDTWARQLEYAPVLAVVDSDLADDEDRALLTQLHPTARRAPAGSAELAQLAFAGFDVEAAAAAQHPACALLPQDADEAGVATFVWHRARPFHPERLYQALEDLCCAAARSRGRFWLADRPDTLLAWDCAGGALCVESTGPWLAALPDAAWEMVPPVRRAAAALDWHDEHGDRCQHLVFTSPGLDRDNIEQLLDSCLLTDTEYAAGREVWKHLPRAFDALLDAA, from the coding sequence ATGGAGAGGCAGGCCCGGTTGCCCGTCGTGATCGTCGGCGGGCTGCACTCCGCGGCGCGAAAGGAAGCCGTGGATGGTCTGCTGCGCACCGTGCCCGGCAGCACCGCACTCCACCACGACCTGTCCGCCGCGGCCGACGGCACCGTGCTCCGCCTGGTGCGGGACGCCTCGGGAGAGCTGTCCCGCGGCGTCACGCCGCTCATCAACGACTGCGCCTGCTGCGCTCTGCGCGAGGATCTGGTGCCCGAGCTGGAGCGGCTCGCCGACAGCGGCCTCACCCGGCTCGCCGTCGTCGAACTGTGGGACTCCGTCGAGCCGAGGGCGATGGCCGAAGTCATCGCCGCACATGGCGCCGGCGTACTCGAACTCACCAACGTGATCACGGCCGTCGACCCGGCGCTCGTCCTGCCCTGCATCGGCAACGGCGACGACCTCGCCGAGGCGGGCCTCGCCGCAGCGGCCACCGACCAGCGCACGGTCGGCGACACCTGGGCCCGGCAGCTGGAATACGCCCCCGTCCTCGCCGTCGTCGACAGCGACCTGGCCGATGACGAGGACCGGGCACTGCTCACCCAGCTCCACCCGACTGCCCGCCGGGCGCCGGCTGGATCAGCAGAGCTCGCCCAACTGGCCTTCGCGGGCTTCGATGTCGAAGCCGCGGCCGCCGCACAGCACCCCGCCTGCGCCCTCCTCCCGCAGGACGCCGACGAGGCCGGCGTCGCCACCTTCGTCTGGCACCGCGCCCGGCCCTTCCACCCCGAACGTCTCTACCAGGCGCTCGAGGACCTGTGCTGCGCCGCCGCCCGCAGTCGCGGCCGGTTCTGGCTCGCCGACCGCCCCGACACCCTGCTCGCCTGGGACTGCGCCGGTGGCGCCCTGTGCGTGGAGAGCACCGGACCGTGGCTCGCCGCACTGCCGGACGCCGCCTGGGAGATGGTCCCGCCCGTGCGCCGGGCGGCCGCCGCGCTGGACTGGCACGACGAGCACGGCGATCGCTGCCAGCACCTGGTCTTCACCTCACCCGGCCTCGACCGGGACAACATCGAGCAGCTCCTGGACTCCTGCCTGCTCACCGACACGGAGTACGCCGCAGGCCGGGAGGTGTGGAAGCACCTGCCGCGCGCCTTCGACGCCCTTCTCGACGCCGCCTGA
- the rpsR gene encoding 30S ribosomal protein S18, with product MARRHDPRKPLKSSPNPLDAAGITYIDYKDTDLLRKFISDRGKIRSRRVTRVTAQQQRQIAAAIKNAREMALLPYSSR from the coding sequence ATGGCCCGCCGTCACGACCCCCGCAAGCCGCTCAAGTCGTCTCCGAACCCCCTCGACGCGGCAGGAATCACCTACATCGACTACAAGGACACCGACCTGCTGCGGAAGTTCATCTCCGACCGCGGCAAGATCCGCAGCCGCCGCGTCACCCGTGTGACCGCCCAGCAGCAGCGGCAGATCGCCGCCGCCATCAAAAACGCACGTGAGATGGCGCTGCTGCCCTACTCCAGCAGGTGA
- a CDS encoding TIGR03943 family putative permease subunit: protein MRKYGSAALLLLVGAAVLRVSLFSELYLRYVQAGLRPYLIASGALLALLGLVRGALTARAAREGADKADGRGQLEHAHAHAGAPRVAWLLALPAVALLCFPPPALGSYSAAREEAGRAEKFVGTFPALPARDPVELSLAEFGSRAAYDSGFSLRDRTVRLTGFVTRDDDGTWYVTRLRVACCAADATAVMAEVRGVRAPETDTWVTVTGTWFPRGRLGSAAAWPPVLEATYVRPITEPTDPYEER from the coding sequence GTGAGGAAGTACGGTTCCGCCGCACTGTTGCTGCTCGTCGGCGCCGCGGTGCTGCGCGTCTCGCTCTTCAGCGAGCTCTACCTCCGTTACGTACAGGCCGGACTGCGGCCGTACCTGATCGCCTCCGGTGCGCTGCTGGCGCTTCTCGGTCTGGTGCGAGGCGCGCTGACGGCCCGAGCGGCACGGGAGGGCGCCGACAAGGCCGACGGGCGCGGTCAGCTTGAGCACGCACACGCCCATGCCGGCGCTCCTCGTGTCGCCTGGCTGCTCGCCCTGCCCGCCGTCGCCCTGCTCTGCTTCCCCCCTCCTGCGCTGGGTTCTTACAGTGCGGCACGGGAAGAAGCCGGGCGTGCCGAGAAGTTCGTCGGCACCTTCCCCGCACTGCCTGCCCGTGACCCGGTGGAGCTGAGCCTGGCCGAGTTCGGTTCCCGGGCCGCGTACGACAGCGGCTTCTCGCTGCGGGACCGCACGGTGCGGCTCACCGGTTTCGTCACCCGTGACGACGACGGCACCTGGTACGTGACCCGGCTGCGGGTCGCGTGCTGCGCGGCCGACGCGACGGCGGTCATGGCGGAGGTCCGTGGCGTGCGGGCACCGGAGACCGACACGTGGGTGACGGTGACCGGCACCTGGTTCCCCAGAGGCCGGCTCGGCTCGGCGGCTGCCTGGCCCCCGGTCCTGGAGGCCACGTACGTCCGGCCGATCACCGAGCCGACGGACCCGTACGAGGAGCGTTGA